In Sander vitreus isolate 19-12246 chromosome 7, sanVit1, whole genome shotgun sequence, a genomic segment contains:
- the LOC144521381 gene encoding uncharacterized protein LOC144521381 isoform X5 — protein MQKNNNKKEEKKKEGKRTVVSEASGDSEERGSKRKKEKRRGGEGPKCHHCHHCDKSFTSGYLKIHQRVHNGQNLHSCDQCGAAITRQSTLKRHQRIHIGEKLYSCDQCGAAFTQQSTLKRHQRIHTGEKPYSCDQCAAAFTQQSTLKRHQRIHTGEKPYSCDQCGAAFTLQGTLKNHQRIHTGEKPYSCDQCGAAFTQQSTLKTHQRIHTGERPYSCDQCGAAFTLQSTLKTHQRIHTGEKPYICDQCGAAFTLQSTLKTHQRIHTGEKPYSCDQCGKTFSQSSSLENHRHVHTGDKPYWCEQCGETFSESGRLKKHQRIHTGDKPYSCDFCGKTFSRSGSLESHRRVHTGEKPYWCEQCGKTFSESGNLKKHQLIHIMS, from the exons atgcagaaaaacaacaacaagaaggaggagaaaaagaaggagGGCAAGAGGACAGTTGTCAGTGAGGCCTCGGGAGACTCAGAGGAGCGAGGGAGCAAGAGAAAGAAGGAG aaacggagaggaggagagggacccAAATGCCACCACTGTCATCACTGTGACAAATCCTTCACATCTGGATATTTAAAGATTCATCAGAGAGTTCACAATGGACAGAATCtacacagctgtgatcaatgtggggcagcgaTCACACGACAGAGTACCCTAAAAAgacatcaacgcattcacatTGGAGAGAAGctgtacagctgtgatcaatgtggggcagctttcacacaacAGAGTACCCTAAAAAgacatcaacgcattcacactggagagaagccgtacagctgtgatcaatgtgcgGCAGCTTTCACACAACAGAGTACCCTAAAAAgacatcaacgcattcacactggagagaagccgtacagttgtgatcaatgtggggcagctttcactcTACAGGGTACCCTAAAAAaccatcaacgcattcacactggagagaagccgtacagttgtgatcaatgtggggcagctttcacacaacAGAGTACCCTAAAAAcacatcaacgcattcacactggagaaaggccgtacagctgtgatcaatgtggggcagctttcacactaCAGAGTACCCTAAAAAcacatcaacgcattcacactggagaaaaGCCGTACatctgtgatcaatgtggggcagctttcacactaCAGAGTACCCTAAAAACACaccaacgcattcacactggagaaaagccgtacagctgtgatcaatgtgggaaAACATTTTCTCAGAGTAGTAGTCTAGAAAACCACCGACATGTTCACACTGGAGACAAGCCGTActggtgtgaacaatgtggggaAACATTTTCTGAGAGTGGCCGACTTAAAAaacatcaacgcattcacactggagataaACCTTACAGCTGTGATTTTTGTGGTAAAACCTTTTCTAGGAGTGGTAGCCTAGAAAGCCACCGacgtgttcacactggagagaagccgtactggtgtgaacaatgtgggaaaactttTTCTGAGAGTGGTAACCTTAAAAAACACCAGCTCATTCATATCATGTCCTGA